One genomic segment of Chiloscyllium punctatum isolate Juve2018m chromosome 32, sChiPun1.3, whole genome shotgun sequence includes these proteins:
- the efcab10 gene encoding EF-hand calcium-binding domain-containing protein 10 — protein MASPLEREAAEYLTEHQILELLDNLVSMLLYERPAKPLEFLVQQLEKLKTARDTKKDYPSLFDESNLDAVFGILDPTKQGHVTLRQYREALKTLGIKDFEMDPKGAEDDKITLETFKREAKVGLMNTCATFKTV, from the exons ATGGCGTCCCCTCTGGAGCGGGAGGCGGCCGAGTACCTGACGGAACATCAGATCCTGGAGCTGCTCGACAACCTGGTCAGCATGTTGCTGTACGAGCGGCCAG CAAAGCCATTGGAGTTTTTAGTACAGCAACTGGAAAAACTGAAGACTGCCAGAGACACTAAGAAGGACTATCCTTCCTTGTTTGATGAGTCAAATTTAGATGCTGTGTTTGGGATTTTAGATCCTACAAAGCAAGGACATGTAACTTTGAGGCAGTATAGAGAAG CTTTGAAAACCCTAGGAATAAAGGATTTTGAAATGGACCCGAAGGGTGCTGAAGATGATAAAATAACTCTGGAAACATTCAAAAGAGAGGC GAAAGTTGGATTAATGAACACTTGTGCCACATTCAAAACTGTTTAA